A section of the Cytophagales bacterium genome encodes:
- the asnB gene encoding asparagine synthase (glutamine-hydrolyzing) yields the protein MCGITGIFAFTETGKSGFKNLSASIDALKSRGPDAKGKFINDQVALGHTRLSIIDVSENANQPMCDETNRYIIIYNGEIYNFRELRKELENKGVGFKTNSDTEVLLKLYIHFGTNCLDMLNGFFVFAVYDKAENVLFIARDRIGIKPLLIYQDKDKLIFASEMKALMAFGIPQEMDTVSLYQYLQLNYIPAPATIFVGVRKLMPGHCLLIKNDQVEEKQYYKIPWTGKDGQETRDEYTYSKQNYEQQQKELVALLEESVKKRLIADVPLGAFLSGGIDSSVIVALASRHTDKLNTFSIGYKDEPFFDETHYANLVAKKFNTNHTVFSLTNDDLFEHLFDTLNYIDEPFADSSALAVNILSYHTRKHVKVALSGDGADELFAGYNKYLGEYKARNGGFGATVLKYLHPLWEALPKSRNSYFENKIRQFHRFSQGMKLSEVERYWLWCGFVNENEALKLLCRDVVCNVSTKAPLIEGGNGKINLSEYQQRKDSITQKITGKNGINEVLYCDMNLALQNDMLVKVDMMSMANSLEVRVPFLDHELVDFAFSLPESSKIDHRSNRKKIVQDAFRQILPEQLYNRPKHGFEVPLLKWFRNELKSTITDELLNDDLIKEQGIFDEVEVKRLKQKLFSKDPGDVHARIWGLVVFQYWWRRWKK from the coding sequence ATGTGTGGAATTACAGGAATATTCGCGTTTACCGAAACAGGTAAGTCAGGCTTTAAAAACCTGTCAGCTTCTATTGATGCGTTGAAAAGCCGCGGGCCTGATGCAAAGGGTAAATTTATTAATGACCAGGTTGCATTGGGACATACCAGGCTTTCTATTATTGATGTTTCGGAAAATGCAAACCAACCGATGTGTGATGAAACCAACAGGTACATCATCATTTATAACGGGGAAATATATAACTTCCGTGAATTGAGAAAAGAATTAGAAAATAAAGGAGTAGGATTTAAGACCAATTCAGATACAGAAGTTCTTTTAAAACTTTACATTCATTTTGGTACAAATTGTTTGGACATGCTCAACGGCTTTTTTGTTTTCGCTGTCTACGATAAGGCAGAGAATGTGCTGTTTATTGCCAGGGATAGAATTGGTATCAAACCATTATTAATTTATCAGGATAAAGATAAATTGATATTTGCTTCGGAGATGAAAGCTTTGATGGCGTTTGGAATTCCACAGGAGATGGATACGGTCTCGTTGTACCAATATTTGCAATTGAATTATATTCCTGCCCCTGCCACCATTTTTGTAGGAGTCAGGAAGTTAATGCCGGGGCATTGCCTGCTGATAAAAAACGACCAGGTTGAAGAAAAACAATATTACAAGATTCCCTGGACAGGGAAAGATGGGCAGGAGACGAGGGATGAGTATACCTATTCCAAACAGAATTATGAACAGCAGCAAAAAGAGCTGGTAGCGCTCCTGGAAGAATCTGTTAAAAAAAGACTCATAGCAGATGTGCCATTAGGCGCTTTTTTAAGTGGGGGCATAGATTCTTCTGTGATCGTTGCCCTTGCCTCAAGACACACGGATAAATTAAATACTTTCTCTATAGGCTATAAAGATGAACCCTTTTTTGATGAGACACATTATGCCAATTTAGTTGCAAAAAAATTTAATACCAACCATACGGTTTTTTCCCTTACAAATGATGATCTTTTTGAGCATCTTTTTGATACGCTAAACTATATTGACGAACCTTTCGCTGACTCATCTGCACTCGCAGTGAACATTTTGAGTTATCATACCCGCAAACATGTAAAAGTAGCTTTATCAGGAGATGGCGCTGATGAGCTTTTCGCGGGTTATAATAAATATCTAGGTGAATACAAGGCGAGAAATGGTGGATTTGGAGCAACTGTGTTAAAATATTTACATCCATTGTGGGAGGCGCTGCCAAAGTCACGAAATTCATATTTTGAAAATAAGATCAGGCAGTTTCATCGATTTTCGCAGGGAATGAAATTAAGTGAAGTGGAAAGATACTGGTTATGGTGTGGATTTGTTAATGAAAACGAAGCATTAAAGCTCCTTTGTAGAGACGTTGTATGCAACGTCTCTACAAAGGCTCCACTTATTGAGGGAGGAAATGGCAAAATTAATTTGAGTGAATATCAACAAAGGAAAGATTCAATTACGCAAAAAATTACCGGTAAAAATGGTATTAATGAGGTCCTTTATTGCGACATGAATCTCGCATTACAAAATGACATGCTTGTGAAGGTAGATATGATGTCAATGGCAAACAGCCTGGAAGTAAGGGTACCGTTTTTGGATCATGAATTGGTTGATTTTGCATTTTCATTACCGGAGAGCTCAAAAATAGACCACAGATCAAACAGAAAAAAAATAGTTCAGGATGCCTTCAGACAAATTTTGCCCGAACAGTTATATAACAGGCCAAAGCATGGTTTTGAGGTGCCATTATTAAAATGGTTTAGAAACGAACTAAAATCTACGATAACGGATGAACTGTTAAATGATGATCTTATAAAGGAACAAGGGATTTTTGATGAAGTTGAGGTGAAGCGTTTAAAGCAAAAGTTATTTTCTAAAGATCCGGGAGATGTCCATGCCAGGATCTGGGGATTGGTTGTTTTTCAATATTGGTGGAGGAGATGGAAAAAGTGA